The sequence below is a genomic window from Candidatus Acidiferrales bacterium.
TTTTGAAACAGCATCGAGGTCCCATCGCGTCGGGAATTTCTTCTCCGGCCACAGCGTGTGATCCCAACCGCTTCCTGTAATCCACTCGCCCGGCTTGTAGTTTTTCAGCGAATCGCGGATGCGCTGCTGAAATTCGGCCAGCGATTTCGCACCTTCGAAATTAACGGTCAGCTTGGCCATTCCGCCCGAAGCCAAATGCGTATGGGCATCATTGAATCCAGGCATAGCGAAGCGGCCATGCAAATCGACGACTCGCGTTTGCGCGCCAATAAATGGGCGGATTTCTTCGTCGGAGCCCACAGCGATGATTTTTTCGCCGCGAATCGCAATGGCCTGCGCGTGCGGATGAGCGGATTCAACCGTATAAATATTGCCGTTTATAAGCGCCAAATCAGCTAGCGCTTCGGCGCGTGGTGCAGCATTCATGCTCTTCCCCATTTCAGGATTGATTCGACGGCGCGGGCGGCCATTCGATGAAATACAAAGAAACGCTCCGCAGAGGACAGCGGTGATGAAAGCAACAAATGAAATCAACCGGCGCAACAAATTCAGGGTTGGACTCCTGCGATACCAAATAACGTTAACAGCACGCGCTTCATACCGAGTTCGCGGCCAGCGGGATCATACCACTCCTCAAGCGAATGCGAACCGCCGCCCTGCCCTCCTCCACCAATGGCAATGGCGGGAATGCCGATGGAAAGCGGAAGATTCGCGTCCGTCGAAGAACGCTCAAGACGGGAACGATTGCCGAGAAAGCGATCGGCGTTTTCGATTGCAGCGAGCAAGGGCGAATCCGCGGGCAATTTTCCTCCCGGACGGATGCCGATCACGCTAATCTTCAGACGCAACTTTTCGCTTCCCGGAGCCGCAGCAGCCATTTCCTGATCCACGGCACTGGCAAACTTGCTGCGAATTTCGTTGTCCATCCGCAAAAGCTCGGCCTCGTCCTCCGAGCGCAAATCCACCTTTACGCTGGCTTCGGCAGGAATCGAATTTATAGAATTGCCACCTTCCATCACGCCAAAGTTGAATGTGGTGCGCGGCTCCTCAGGAACAGGCGCAGCGGAAAATTGAACGATTCCACGCGCGAGGGCTGTGATCGGATTCGGCGATCCGAAATCCGACCAGCTATGGCCGCCGGGACCGGTGACTTGAATATCCAGACGACGGGAGGCAAGACCGATCGTCGTGACGTAATCCGCCGCGGCGCCGTCAAGAGCGATCACGGCGCGGACGCGGTTTTTGTATTCGTTCATCAACGCGCGAATACCACGAAGATTGCCTTCGCCTTCCTCGCCCACCCCAGCTACAAATAAAATCGATGTCTGAGGCTTGAGATGCGCTTGGTCGATGGCGCGTAAAACGCCGGCCATTGAGGCGAGGCCGGCACCGTCGTCGGAGATTCCGGGAGCTTCGAGGCGACCTTTCACGCGCTTCACGCGCACGTCGGTACCGGCCGGAAAGACCGTATCGAGATGTGCGACGACGAGTACGACATCGTCACCGACCGAGCCAGCGAGCTCGCCGATGACGTTGCCAACCGAATCCGTATGCACATCCAAGCCATTGGCATGGAACAGCTTGGCCAGATACGCGCCGCGCTCTTGCTCGTGGAACTCCGGTGCGGGGATTTCCGTGATGGCGACCTGTTGATCGGTGACCCAGCCTGCATTGCCGTCGAGCCAGGCCAAGGCACGAGCGACGCGCTTGTCCTGAGCGAGAGCGTCAATGGGATTTGCGGGACGCGCAGTCAGCGTTGCCATGGCCAACAGGATACCCAACAGCGGAAAAACTTTCACGGATTTAATGAGGGCGCGTTTTCCCGATGCATTGCATACGATGCGCGGATTTTGCGAGGAATGCAAATTACGATTTCACAGACGCTTTTCGGTGTGTCGCTGAGCCGCACAAAGCGAAAAGTTCCGCGTCCGTCAAAATGCGTTCAGCATGCTTAGCCGCCTGAAAGATACGGTCGACAAGTTCGTCCGTAGCATCGATGCCTTGCTTCTCGAGCCAATACGTCACGTTTGAACGTCCGCTCAGTGGGCCGATCTCAATGATCTGCTCCAGGCCGAAGAGATGCGCGGGTACGCCGCTATAAACGGAGTCGGCCAAAACGACATCGTTCTTGCGATAAGCCTTAATGATCGCCGCGGCGTGAACTCCCGTTGCAGTGCGAAACGCATCGCGACCAACAACGGGATAATTCGGCGGAACAACTGTGCGCGTCGCGCGCGCGACGGTTTCGGAATACTCCTTGAGCTTCGATAGGTCACGATCGATTAAACCCATCAGTCGAAGATTCACGAGCATCAGTTCCATAGGCGTATTGCCCACACGCTCGCCCAGCGAATTTGCGGCAGCGTGAACCTGATGCGCGCCAGCGGCCAAGGCCGCAAGAGAGTTAGCGATGGAAAGGCCGCGGTCATTGTGCCCGTGCCAGTCGACGCGAATTTTCTCGCCGGAGGGCTTCACAACTTCATCGATTGCAAACTTCACAAGATTGAATGCGCCGCGAGGCTCAGCGTGGCCGACTGTGTCACACAGCACAATTGAGCGCGCACCGCAGCGAATCGCGGTGGAATAAAGAATCTTGACCGTCTCGGGGTCGGCGCGCGTTGTGTCCTCCGTGACGTACATAACGGGAAGACCTTCCGACACGGCGAACTTCACTGCGTCCTCGGTAGTGCGCTGGAGATGTTCAACCGTCCAGTCTTCTACCAGGCGGCGAATGGGGCTTGAGCCGAGAAACGTCGCGGCTTCGATGGGCATTCCGACTTTTTGCGAGATTTCGGCGATGGGATGAATGTCGTTTTTGTGGGTGCGCGCGGCGCAATTGGGCCGAACGCGCATGCGACAAGACACAATTTCTCTTGCCAGCGCTTCGGTGTCCGCATACGCGCGCGGGCCAGCGCCAGGGAGGCCGATGTTGACCGTATCGATGCCGAGGTCTTCCATCAGATGCAAGATTTGAATTTTTTCCTGAATGCTCGGATCGCGCACGGAGGGGTTTTGCAAACCATCGCGGAGCGTTTCATCGTTGAGCAGTACATTGCGCCCCGCCGGAATGTCGCGACCTTTGACGATGTTCCAGTCGTAGATTAAATCGCTATGATTCACTTCGACTCCGCCCGTTTTTTTGCAGCTTTGAAACGCTGCTTTTCTTGAACAGCGGCATAAGGGAGTGACCGTCGCTCGCCAGCGCCTTCCAGCGACGCTTCCAACTTGGCGCAAAAAGTATTTCGGTGAAACGATCTGCGGCCTCGGCGAGGCCATCGCCATAACGATACCACCAGGACTTCGCAAAACGCGGCAGCAACTCCTCATCGATGTACTTGACATGAGTCATTTCAAGCAAGCCGAGACGGGAGTGCACGCAGCCCCAGCCGCTGGCCCCGCGGCCGCCATGAGGAGCTTCGGTAATTCCGTAATAACTGGCGACATCGTTGACCATTACAGAACCGACGCGAAGGCGAGAGGCTATCTTGCGCCCACGTTTCGCGTCGCGAGTCCACACGCTCGCGGAAAGGCCAAATTCGGAATCGTTTGCGAGGCGCACGGCTTCTTCATCGTCAGCGACAACTTGAATCGCGATGACCGGGCCGAAGGTCTCTTCGCGCATCAGGCGCATGGTATGGTCAACGTTTGTGACAATCGCGGGAGCGAAGAAATTCGCGCCCTTTTCCGGGGTGCGCACGCCGCCAATCAGAATTTTTGCGCCGCGCGATACGGCGTCCCGCAAGTGCGCCTCGACTCGCTTAATTTCCTGATTGCGCACCATCGGGCCGATGTCCGTTTCCGAATCAGCGCTCGAACCTACTCTTAGATCCCTGGTTTTCTGCACGCATAGAGAAATGAATCGCTCGGCTACAGATCGTTCGACATATACGCGCTCAACGGACAAACACGCTTGACCACAGTTTGTGAGGCCACCCCAGATAGCCGCGCTCGATGCCTTATCGATATCCGCGTCGGCAAGAACGACCATGGGATCCTTGCCGCCAAGCTCAAGAACAGACGGAATTAGATGGCGGCCACACGCTTCGGCGACTTTACGTCCGGTCTCCACGCTCCCAGTAAAGAACACCTTGTCCGGGCGAGCCTCAATGATTGCGGCGGCGACTTTTCCTCCGCCCTGCAAGACCTGAACAAGCCCTGCAGGCGCACCTGCCTGTTCGCTGAGTTCGGCTATGAGAGCGCCTGTCCACGAAGTCAATTCCGACGGCTTGAGGAGCACAGCGTTGCCAGCAACGAGCGCGGGAAGAACCTGGCCAACAGGAATGGCGAAAGGATAGTTCCATGGAGTGATCAGTGCGACGAGGCCTAGAGGTTCATAATGAAGCCGCCCACGCTTGGACTTGAGCGCCCAATTGTGATGAGGAACTCGCTGCGTCTTGAGGAAGCGGGGAGACTTCCGAGCAAGGAAGCCCGCGGTGTCGAGCGCGAACATGATTTCGGCAAAAATGGCTTCGGCACGCGGCTTCCCTGTCTCCCGGCAAATGATATCGGCAATTTCTTTGCGGCGATCAAAAACAACTGCTTGAAATCTGCGGAGGAATGCGCAGCGTTCGGTAAGAGACATCGCCGCCCAAGCGGCTTGAGCCTCACGCGCACGAACAAATGCCGCGGGAATCTCCGAAATCGGTATCGCCTGAAACCGCGCGATTTGCTCAGCGGTTGCGGGGTCAATGGACTCAACAAAATCACCCGATTGCGCGGGACTCTTGCGAAAAGATGGAGCGGGAGCGCTCATGGTTACGTGAATTCTAACCGATTTTCCATGACTCAGGGTACTTCAAGGACACGAGATAAAGGCCATCTGGAGGAACGGTGGGACCAGACCGCGAGCGGTCGCGCGCCTCAAAGAGATTTGGGATGTCGCTGGGGCACAGTTTACCGCGGCCGACGTCAAGCAGCGTGCCGACGATCTTTCGGACCATGTAACGCAAAAATGAGCGACCGGTGACTAGGTAGACGAGCTCTTCCTGCTCTGGTTTTCGCGCGAATTCCGAACAAAGGATTATGCGCACCGGAGAGCGATCCTTATCTACATCTTCCGATCCGGAGGACGCAGCGAAAGACGTGAAATCGTGCTCGCCTTCAAAAAGCTTTGCGGCATTAACCATCGCCGCCTCATTCAGCGGATAGGGATAGTGCAAGACGCGGCGAAAATCGAAAGGAGAAAGAACAGAGCCGCGAAAAATGCGGTAGTGATACGTCTTTTCGAGCGCCTGCCAGCGTGCGTGAAAATCCGGGCCAAATTCTTCGGCAGCCACGACGCGAATCGTTGACGGCAACAAGGCATTGCATGCGCGCTGCAATTCATCAGCCGCGAGAGCAGATTGTGTTCTAAAGCTGGCCACCTGACCCAAGGCGTGGACTCCGGTGTCTGTGCGGCTTGCTCCGTGGATGGAGATATGCTCTTGCGTGATCTTTCGAATGACATCGGTCAGCGAACCCTGAATCGTCGCCAGCCCGGGCTGGATCTGCCAGCCGTGAAACGCCGAGCCGTCATAGGCAAGCGTCAGCTTGATATTTCGCATGCAAGGAAATTATCGCATGAGGGAACAGTTCTCGCAGGGACAAAGGGGAAACTATGCGGCATGAATCGTGCGGGAGACGCGCGGCTTCAGCCGCTTATATGGGAAGTACGTGAGACCCATGCAGACCGGTTCAAAGTCGTCTTCGATGCCGCTGCCGGTATAGTTCACGTGTGCGCGCTCCGAACGCGTAATGAAACGAATTGCGCGGAAGCGCCAGTCAGCACGGAGATCGAACCAGTGGCGAACACCAGGTCCCACTGAAAGCAGATCTCCTGGCTCGAGCTCCACCATGACGACGGGTCGATCGATAGGATGAATATTACAGAAGCCGCGTGCCGCCAGTACGAAATGCGCTTCGTCTTCGTTGCGCCAGTGCTCCCGCCTGAAATTCGCGAGCATTTCTTCGAATCCGCGAGAGTCGGGAGACAGATCGACGATATCGTAGCCAGCGAAGCCGCGTGCTGTTTTGTATTCTTCCAATTGAGGTCTATAGGCGGCCAAAACCTGACGGGCTGGAGCCCACACAGAAACAGGGTTTCGCGGCGACCATCGAGCATAATCCACGTCAATTTCGGCAAGGAGAAGTTGAATCTCCCGGGGCATGATGAAAGTGCGGCCGACTTGTGGAACCTTAACGATCGCCACGACAAGACGCCTGCCAATCCAACAGAAAATTCAATAAACGGAAAAAACACAGACACCGAAAATGAAGCTCTCGAATCGTGCTAGAGACACTTGCTCCAGAGGCTTTAGGAAAGTTGCGAAGCACCTACCCTCTAAGTAGAGCCACGCAAGGAATATGGCGCAGATGATCTTCCTAAATGAGAAAAGGCGCAAGCTTTTTTATTCGCGAGAGTGGTCAGGTTTCGGCGCGAACAAAATGGCTTCCCGGCTTGGTGATCGCTTCTCCTGCACGGCATTGGGGACAATCGAACTGCTCGTAGCTTGGGATGTTGATCTCGATCAAGGCGCGAGCGGGAACAGCGAGTTCAAGCCGCCCGCCGCTGCGGTCAATCAGGGCGGCTGCGGCGACTACGCGTCCGCCTGTCTGTTCGACAATGCTCATCGTCTCGCGGGTGGAACCGCCGGTCGTCCATACATCTTCAACGACGAGAACTTTTTCCGCTGGTTGCAGAGTAAACCCACGGCGCAGGGCCATGCGTCCTGAGGAATCTCTTTCGACAAAAATGGCACGAACTCCAAGTCCGCGTGCGACCTCTTGCCCGACAAGAACGCCGCCAAGCGCTGGAGAAACGACGCAATCGATCGCAGAATCGCGGAATTTATCCGCCAGGGCGCGGCCCAGTCGTTCTGCAAGGTCAGGGTACTGGAGGACAAGGGCACATTGGACATAGGTCGAACTGTGACGCCCACTGGATAGTTCGAAATGGCCGTGCCTTACCGCGCCAGCGCGCTCAAATATGGACCTGGCTTCATCCGCCTGCATCGCCCGCATCTCCCAGAGATAAAAGCGTCTCGATAGCCTAGGGCAGCCAGGAATCGTTGTCAATGCAAGGCATCAATGTTAAACTCAGCGCTCGACTTGTTCGATTTCGGGTGATTGTGTGCGGTTTCGAACACTCGCCCAAATACTGTCTTCTGTCTGCTCGGCACGTACAACGCAGATGCGGTTGATTGCCGCTTGGCATCGAATCAGTTGAAACAAATCATTGCTCCGGCACGTTTCATCCACTTAGGGCATTCAACATATTTCTCAATCAGATGGAGAGGAAGAAAACTATATGACTGGAAGGCTGATTCGTATAGCCGTTGCTCTTTACCTTATGACATGGATGGCTGTGGGGATGCCTGCTTATGCCCAGGCGGCGGGCCAACAATCCACGCAATCGAATGGACAGGCATCGAGCAGTGCGCAGGCGCCGAGCTCGATTCCTTACCCGAATCTCTTAGCAGGACAGGACTTTTCAAAGGGAAAGAGAGCTTTCCCCAATTTTTTTGCGCCTTATACACGGCGCTTTGTGCCGCAGCCCAATCTGGTCAACACGCCGACCATCTACGGGCTGGTTCGCGACGGCAAGTTGGATCTGAGCCTACAGGATGCCATCGCCCTGGACCTCCAAAACGATCTGAATATCACCGTGGCAGAGTACACCCCGTGGATTGACCAGACACAACTGCTCAACGCCGAAGGCGGCGGAACTCCGCTTGGCCAGTTCGTGATCGGCGGCGGTGGCGGCGGCACGTTCGACCCAGTCGTCTTCGCGGGCTCGGGCATTAACGACAGCGTGATTCCTGTGAATAACGCGCTCATCAGCGGCGTAGGCACAACGCCTACTTTCTTCAGCCTTCAGGATCATTCCTCGCAATTCAATTTCGGATACGCACAGCAACTCCATACTGGAACATCACTCAACGTGACGTTTAGTAACACCCGAACTTCTTCTTCGATTTCAGAGAACTTTTTCAATCCGGCAATTCAGTCGACGTTTACGGTGGGTTTCCAACAGCCTCTGTTGAGGGGATTTGGCCTGCTTCCAAACATGCGGTTTATCCTAGAGGCAAGAAACACGACCAAAGTTGGGAAGCTCCAATTCGAAGAGTCCGTGATTGCAGAAGTTACGCAAGTGGAGACGCAGTATTGGATTCTCGTGGCTGATCGGCAGGCCGTGGACGTCGCAAAACAGACGCTGGCGGTCTCGCAGAAATTATACGATGACGATCAGCGCCAACTTCAAATCGGGACCCTGGCGCACCTAGACGTGGTGACCGCGGAGTCTGAGATCGCAGCAAATAACCAGGCACTGATCGCAGCCCAGACAAGCGCCCTCCAGCAAGAGACCGTAGTTCTCAATTTAATTACAAAGGATCCGATGGATCCCAGGCTTCAAAATGTTGAGATCGTTCCGACCACGACCCTTGATGAGATTCCGCAGGTGCCGAATATTTTGATTCCGGATGCCGTCAAAGAAGCCTGGACGAACCGTCCCGAGTTAAAAGTTGACCAACTTGTGCTGGACAATGACGGTGTCGAAGTGAGGGCAACGAGAAATGCTCTGTTGCCATCGCTGACATTGTCGGGCAGCTACTCGAGCACTGGGCTCGCCGGCATTAACACCAATGCGATCTTCACGCCGAACGGGACGCTTTCCCCAATTCTCACCGAACCTATCATCGATCAGAATGGCAATCCGGTTCTATCTGGTGGCGTGCCCACATTCGTTGGGACTCCGAACGGCACTGTCGCCAGGAATACGACACAAAGCGGTGTGGGGACGGCCTATTCCGATGTCTTCCACAATCGTTTCCCGACGTATCAGGCGAGTTTAAACCTGAGCCTCCCGCTGAGGAACCGATCGGCACAAGCTGCCAATGCTCAAGCGCAATTGTCCGAACGGGAACAGCAGGTGTCTCTGCAGCGGGATAAAAACACCATCGTAGTCGGCGTCAGACAGGCTCTCACGGCGTTGCAACAGGACGCCGCACAAGTCGTTGCAACGGCGAAAGCTACTCAGCTTGCGCAGGAGACTTATGACGATGAAGTGAAGAAGTTTGACCTCGGTGCATCGACGACCTACAACGTCGTGCTGCAGTCCCGCGACTTGAACGCCGCCAAACTAAATGAACTGCAAGCGAAGACAAACCTAGCGGCGGCTTTGGTCAATTTCAATCAGGCGATGGGCCGAACGCTAAGCGCGAACAACATTTATATCGCAGACAACGTGCATATGCCGATTGACTTCACTCCGGTCGCGCCCCTAATCCCGGGCACGATTAACGGTCAATTGGCTGGCAGTGATGTGTTCGGGATTCGCGCAAATCAATAGCACCAGTACCTGCAAAAGGCCCCGAGGCAGCATCTCCGGGGCCTTTTGTTTGTCTTGCGGAAATGTGCGCCCAAGCGCTTGCCCGCTTTTTCTCATTGCCCTACAATGAACGAAGGATTGAAGCAAGGTGTGGCGGGCCGCTCGAATAGACCAGGAGCCGGGCGAGATGAATAAACAAAGCCATGTTTCCTCTGTGACAACAAACGTCGAGCAGGAATCGGCTCGCAAGCCATCGCCTGCCGAGGCCGAATGGGAGAAGAACGTTCTCCAGTCCACATTGGAAAAATCCCCAGAGCGCTCCGAGCACTTCACAACTATCTCCGATTTTCCGATCCAGCGTCTTTACACGGCCGCTGATTTATCCGGATGGTCGCCTGAAAAAGACCTTGGCAATCCGGGCCAGCCTCCCTATACGCGAGGGATCCATTCCACCATGTACCGAGGTCGGCTGTGGACAATGCGGCAGTTTGCAGGCTTCGGGACGGCAGAAGACACGAACCAGCGATTCCGCTACTTACTTTCTCAGGGCCAGACGGGACTGTCCGTCGCGTTCGACCTTCCTACATTGATGGGGTACGACTCGGACCATATCCTCTCGGAAGGCGAAGTCGGGAAGTGCGGCGTGGCTATCAGTTCATTGGCAGACATGGAAGTGCTTTTCGACAAGATCCCAATGGCGGACGTCAGCACTTCAATGACAATCAATTCGCCCGCCGCCGTAATCTGGGCGATGTATCTTGCGGTGGCAGAAAAGCAGGGAGCAAGCTGGAAAAAAATCTCGGGAACACTCCAAAACGACATTCTCAAGGAATACATCGCGCAAAAAGAATACATCTATCCGCCGGGACCATCGATGAGGCTGGTCATTGATACGTTCGAATTCGGCGCGAAAGAGACGCCGAAATTCAATGTGATCTCGATCAGTGGATATCACATTCGCGAAGCCGGCTCGACAGCGATTCAGGAACTCGCGTTCACGCTGCGCGACGGCATCGAATATGTGGAGTGGGCGCTGCGGCGCGGACTCGACGTGGATGACTTTTCGCCTCATCTTTCGTTTTTCTTCAATGCTCACAGCGACTTTTTCGAGGAAATCGCCAAATATCGTGCCGCGCGGCGCATCTGGTACAAGACAATGCGCGAACGGTTTGGCGCGAAGAATCCTCGTTCGTGGGCATTACGCTTCCATACGCAGACTGCGGGCTGCTCTCTCACGGCGCAGCAGCCATACAACAACGTAGTGCGCACGGCGCTTCAGGCACTGGCGGCCGTGATGGGCGGCACGCAATCCCTGCACACAAATTCCCTCGATGAGGCATGGGCGTTGCCGACGGAATTCGCAGCTACGATCGCTTTGCGAACACAGCAAATCATCGCGCATGAGAGCGGAGTTGCGAATACGGTTGATCCACTTGGAGGCAGCTATTTTGTCGAAAAACTGACAAACGACGTGGAACGCGCCGCCTGGGATTACTTCGAAAAAATCGACGCGTTGGGCGGGATGGTGAATGCAATTGAACGCTCGTACCCGCAGAGAGAAATCGCGGAGGCTGCCTATCGTTATCAGCTATCCGTCGATCGCAAGGAAAAAATTGTGGTCGGCGTGAACGATTTTGCCGCCGAAGAAAGACCGCTTGAGATTCTGCAGATCGACGAAACGGTCGCACATCGGCAGGCTGAACGCCTTCGCAAACTCCGCGCGGATCGGTCAATGGCGGAGGTTGATCGCCGTTTGAAGTCCCTGCGCAAGGCTGCTCAAGGGACTGAAAACCTGATGCCGCACATTTACGAAGCAGTGAAAGCGTACGCAACCCTGGGCGAAATCTGCGACGCGTTGCGAGATATTTTTGGAACGTATGAAGAGGTCGCCATTACATAGGAGCGCTCCACCTTCACGCTTCTGCAGATGCAAGTCTTCGGTACACAAAGCGACGCCAATTGAAGTATCCTTGCTAAGCCAATGACTGAAAAAAAGATACGGGTCTTGATCGCGAAGCCAGGACTGGATGGACATGACCGCGGTGCAAAGATCATCGCCCGGGCGCTGCGCGACGCTGGGATGGAAGTGATTTATACAGGTTTGCGCCAAACTCCGGAAATGATTGCCTCTGCGGCGGTGCAAGAAGACGTGGACGTGATTGGGCTTTCGATTCTTTCCGGCGCACACAATGCGCTTTGCCCGCGATTAATGGAGCTGCTGCGCGAAAAAGGAATGAGCGATGTCACCGTGCTAATTGGCGGGATCATCCCAGAAGCAGATATTCCGGCACTGAAAAAGGCGGGGATTGCCGAAGTATTCCTGCCAGGCACGTCTACGCAGGATATTGTGGACTTCATCCGCAAACGCTTAACGGCGAGCACACCGAAGGCATAAAACCGCGTGAACTCTTCCGTGCGTAGTTTTATGGGTCAGCGGCTCACGCCACGCAAAAGAGGCTCTTGAGATCGGTTTGGCCCACACGACTGCTGCGACCGTAGACGTTATTTCCACGTCTATCCAGATTGATTTGTAGCGGCGTTCGTTGAATTTGGAGCTCTTCCCCACCCGAACTTTACGAGCGAAATGATACAATGCAAAGCTCTGTAGCGGTTCAGCCAACGATCTTGGGCGAGGATTCGCGTTGTCCGACTCGGTGATTGAAACTCACATCAAGACCACTTCTCCCGATTTTGAGAAAAATCGGCGCGCGCTCATCGAGCGCCTTTCCCGAATCAAAACTGAAGAACAGCAGATTCAGCAAGGCGGAGGCGCAAAGGCAATTGAATCACAACATCAGAAAGGGCGTCTGACGGCCCGGGAACGCATCGCAAAGCTTATCGATCCGAAAAGCCGCTTTTTCGAGATCGGACTCTACGCCGCCTATGAGATGTACGAGGAGTGGGGTGGAGCGCCCTCTGCGGGAACGATCACAGGGCTGGGGCGCGTAGCTGGCCGACAGGTGATGATTATTGCCAACGATGCGACAGTTAAGGCTGGGGCATTTTTCCCGATGACCGCCAAGAAAGTCATTCGCGCGCAAAACATCGCCATCGAAAACCGGATTCCGACGATTTACTTAGTGGATTCCGCCGGCGTTTTTTTGCCTCTCCAAGAGGACGTTTTTCCGGACACGGACGATTTCGGACGCGTATTTCGCAATAACGCAGTGATGTCGGCGATGGGCATACCACAAATTACGGCGATCATGGGAATGTGCGTTGCCGGCGGTGCATATTTGCCGGTGATGTGCGACCACATTCTGATGACCGAAGGCAGCGGCCTTTTTCTCGCCGGACCCGCTCTCGTACAGGCTGCGATTGGGCAGAAAACTTCCGCAGAAGATCTTGGTGGCGCGAAGATGCACGC
It includes:
- a CDS encoding cobalamin B12-binding domain-containing protein; the encoded protein is MTEKKIRVLIAKPGLDGHDRGAKIIARALRDAGMEVIYTGLRQTPEMIASAAVQEDVDVIGLSILSGAHNALCPRLMELLREKGMSDVTVLIGGIIPEADIPALKKAGIAEVFLPGTSTQDIVDFIRKRLTASTPKA